The genomic region TAGTCGTGCGGCAGTCCGTGCAGCACGGCGTCGTTCACCGACGTGCAGATGTAGTGACCGAACGGGCCGCGGCCGAACGACGGCGCGTAGTCGACGTAACAGGACTGCGCACCGGCATCCCTGATCAGCTCGGCCGTCCACTCATCGATCTCAAGCAGGTTCGTGCCGACGACCGCTCGCGCCTTCATCGTCTGCAGGATGCCTGCGACGAGTCGCCCCGTGTGGTGGGCCCGGCGGACCTCCGCCTCGCTCAACACCTCGATCATGTGAGCCTGCCGTCAGTCGAAGATCGGATCGCGCGTGCGCGAGCGCTTGAGCTCGAAGAAGCCGTCGTACGACGACGCGGCGACGATCCCGTCCCACAGCGTGAGAGCCGTCTCGCCACGCGGCGTCGGCGAGATGACCGGACCGAAGAAGGCCGTGCCGTTCACGGCGATCACCGGAGTGCCGACATCCTGCCCGACCCGCCCGATGCCGTCGGCGTGACTCGCACGCAACCTGGCGTCGAACTCGTCCGAGTCCGCGAAGCGCGCGTAGTCAGCGGGCAGCCCCACCTCGGCGAGCGACTCAGCGACGATCGCCTCGACGTCTTTGCGGTGGCCTGGGTGGATGCGCGTGCCCAACGCGTCGTAGAGCGGCTTCACGGCCCGCTGGCCGGCCAGCTCTCCCACAGCGGTCACCAACCGTGCGTACCGAAGGGTGCGCGGGAGCATCGCACGGTAGGACTCCGACACGTCTTTGTCCTCGTTGAGCACGTAGAGGCTCATGATGTGCCAGGTCACGTCGAGGTCGCGGTGCGGAGACACCTCGTCCACCCAGCGAGACGTCATCCAGGCCCACGGGCACGAGGGATCGAACCAGAAATCGACATCGGTCATGGCATCCATCTAAGCCTGGTCGCCCCACTCCCGTGTTCGGGCCCCACCCCTGGGATGCCTTCGACGCATAGGCTTGACGGTCGGATGCCGCACACGATGCGCGCCAGCTGATCAGAAGGAGAACCATGCCTGGAGAGAACCTCACACGCATCGAGGCGGCAGAGCGCCGCGCCATCGTCGACACGCACAGCTATGACGTCGTCCTCGACCTCACGACGGGCGACGAGACGTTCCTGAGCACCACG from Humibacter ginsenosidimutans harbors:
- a CDS encoding mycothiol-dependent nitroreductase Rv2466c family protein — protein: MTDVDFWFDPSCPWAWMTSRWVDEVSPHRDLDVTWHIMSLYVLNEDKDVSESYRAMLPRTLRYARLVTAVGELAGQRAVKPLYDALGTRIHPGHRKDVEAIVAESLAEVGLPADYARFADSDEFDARLRASHADGIGRVGQDVGTPVIAVNGTAFFGPVISPTPRGETALTLWDGIVAASSYDGFFELKRSRTRDPIFD